The following coding sequences are from one Timaviella obliquedivisa GSE-PSE-MK23-08B window:
- a CDS encoding DUF4079 domain-containing protein produces the protein MFEIPESVKVWSQFIHPLLMWALLALSIYALYLGVQIRRTRSAEGDVKKELIKGKYNIKHYQMGSLLLALMVLGSIGGMGITYLNNGKLFFGSHLLAGLGMMGLIATSAALSPYMQKGQDWARTTHIALNVVLLGLFSWQAVTGVQIVQRIWEKMAVGAG, from the coding sequence ATGTTTGAGATCCCAGAATCAGTCAAAGTTTGGAGTCAATTTATTCACCCACTTCTCATGTGGGCATTGTTGGCGCTTTCAATTTACGCACTTTACCTGGGAGTGCAAATTCGTCGCACCCGTAGCGCTGAAGGCGATGTTAAAAAAGAGCTAATTAAAGGAAAGTACAATATTAAGCATTACCAAATGGGTTCGCTCCTGCTAGCACTCATGGTCTTAGGTAGCATTGGTGGTATGGGAATCACATACCTCAATAATGGCAAGTTGTTTTTTGGTTCTCACCTGCTTGCAGGCTTGGGCATGATGGGACTCATTGCTACGTCTGCTGCCCTTTCACCCTATATGCAAAAGGGTCAAGATTGGGCACGCACCACACACATTGCCTTAAACGTTGTCCTTCTGGGGCTATTTAGCTGGCAAGCAGTCACTGGAGTACAAATTGTTCAGCGAATTTGGGAAAAAATGGCAGTTGGTGCCGGTTAG
- a CDS encoding shikimate dehydrogenase, with the protein MAITGITKLLGVIGYPVAHSLSPVMHNAAIAQLNANYIYLPLPVKPEELRVAIEGFRAIDLQGFSITIPHKQAIMPMLAEVSDIARAIGAVNTVYPTTQGWGGTNTDITGFLAPLLNRQDWSQTTAVVLGNGGAARAVVMGCRQLGCTQIQVVGRNWQKLQDFRASWIDSPLAVNNLSVHVWEELPKLIPQAGLLVNTTPIGMHPQIESSPLSAEERQKIQQGAIAYDLIYTPRPTQFLRQAQAGGAIAIDGLEMLVQQGAVALELWLNQPAPVEVMRQALLNHLAIE; encoded by the coding sequence ATGGCAATTACTGGAATAACTAAACTGCTTGGGGTAATTGGCTATCCGGTGGCGCATTCGCTTTCTCCAGTGATGCATAATGCGGCGATCGCCCAACTTAACGCCAATTACATTTATCTACCTCTACCTGTTAAACCTGAAGAGTTGCGAGTGGCGATCGAGGGATTTCGGGCGATCGACCTCCAAGGCTTCAGCATTACGATTCCCCATAAGCAAGCCATTATGCCAATGCTGGCAGAGGTCAGCGATATTGCTCGAGCTATTGGGGCTGTCAATACGGTTTATCCCACAACCCAAGGCTGGGGCGGCACCAATACCGATATCACCGGATTTCTTGCGCCATTGCTAAACCGTCAAGATTGGAGCCAAACGACAGCTGTCGTGCTAGGTAATGGGGGAGCCGCGAGAGCCGTAGTGATGGGATGTCGGCAGTTAGGATGCACTCAAATTCAGGTAGTGGGACGCAATTGGCAAAAGCTGCAAGATTTTCGAGCGAGTTGGATCGATTCGCCCTTGGCAGTCAACAATCTATCAGTACATGTCTGGGAGGAGTTGCCGAAACTGATTCCACAGGCAGGTTTGCTGGTGAATACAACTCCGATCGGGATGCATCCGCAGATCGAAAGTTCGCCATTGAGTGCAGAAGAGAGACAAAAAATTCAGCAGGGGGCGATCGCCTATGACTTGATCTATACACCGCGTCCGACTCAGTTTTTGCGGCAGGCGCAGGCAGGGGGAGCGATCGCCATTGACGGCTTAGAAATGCTGGTTCAGCAAGGCGCAGTTGCCCTAGAACTTTGGCTGAACCAACCTGCCCCAGTTGAGGTCATGCGTCAGGCACTTTTGAATCATCTGGCGATCGAGTAA